The Salegentibacter sp. Hel_I_6 region TTCCACCTTCAAATAGTAAAACCGGAATTCCTTTTTTTGCACAGGTTTCGCGATACGATTTGGTAATTGTTTTCGAGTGGATAGTAAACGGGGCATTAAAGATCCTGGCATATTTTAAACTTTGCTCATCGCCTCGTTTAACTCTTATTTGCGGAGCATTAAATCTGCTCGCGCCACCGGTATGAAAATCTAAACAGAAATTAGCCAGCGGTAATATTTTCTTTACAAATTGAAAGGCGAATCGACCGGCGAGAGAACCGTGTTTTGTGCCAGGGAACATTCGGTTTAGATCACGGCCATCGGGAAATTCACGACGTAAATTGAGAAAACCAAATACGTTTACTACAGGAATACAAATAATAGTTCCCTTTTGAGGTTTATTAATTCCTTTGGAAATAATTTGCCTAACGATTTCAACACCGTTAATCTCGTCTCCGTGAATGCCGGCGGTAAGTAAAACTACCGGGCCGGGTTTTTTTGAACGTTCAATAATTACCGGCACCTCTACCGAAGTAGTGGTATATAACCGGGCCATATTGAAATTGATAGAAGCACTTTTTCCCGGAAGTACTTTTTCTCCCAGTATTTCCAGAACATTGTCACTGGTTATTTTTGCCATAGGCTATACGTTCCGTTCTATATATCTAATTATAGATTTTGCGATATCTTTTCCTGTCGCTTTTTCTATTCCTTCTAATCCTGGAGATGAATTTACTTCAAGAATTAATGGCCCGCGGGCGCTCTGTAGCATATCTACCCCGGCAACACCAAGTCCCATTGCTTTAGTGGCTTTTACTGCCGCAATTTCTTCTTCATCTGTAAGTTCAACAACTTCTGCGCTGCCGCCACGATGAAGGTTAGATCTAAACTCACCTTCTTTTCCCTGTCTTTTCATAGCACCAACTACGTGCCCATCTACTACAAAAGCCCTAATGTCTCCACCTTTGGCTTCCTCAATAAACTCCTGAACAATTACACGAGCCTGTAAACCATTAAAGGCTTCAATTACAGATTCTGCTGCGTTATTTGTTTCCGCAAGAACTACTCCTACTCCCTGGGTTCCTTCTAATAACTTTATTACCAAAGGTGTTCCGCCAACCTGTTTAATAACTCCAGATACATCTCTGGAGTAATTGGTGAAAACCGTTTTTGGCAGTCCAATTTTAGCCCGGGAAAGCACCTGTAAACTTCTTAATTTATCACGGCTTCTTACTAAAGATTCAGATTCTGTAGTGGTGAACGCGCCCATCATCTCAAACTGTCTTACCACCGCAGTTCCATAAAATGTTACTGAAGCTCCAATTCTAGGAATTACTGCATCTACACCTTCTATATACCCTCCTCTATAATAAATATTTGGTTTACGTTTTTCTATAACGATATCACACTTTAGTGGGTCTATAACTTCAACTTCATGTTTGCGTTTGGTAGCAGCTTCTACAAGGCGTTTTGTAGAATACAAATGGCTATTACGCGAAAGGATTTTTATTTTCATTTTTGCTTAAGATTGTAAGAAACGTCAGTTAATTCGGTGTCCACGATAAATTTTTTGGTAAGGAATTTACGGCCAATTAGTACCGGAAACCTCATTTCCTGTCGGGAGGACAAAGAAAGGGAAATTTTATAGACCTTATTAAAAATTTTGATGGTAGATATTACCTGATATCTTTTTTGAATAATTCCGTTACTACTTCTTACAAAAACGATATCATAATCTGTAAAAGTAAATTTTTTTCCGTTGTATAAAGGATGCTCTTCATCAAGAAAAGTACATTCTAAAACTCCATCTTTTTCAACTATATTTTCGCAGTGAATAGAGGAAGTGTAAGCGCCGGTGTCAATCTTAATAGCGATATCATTTAAATGTAAAGCAGGGAAATCTGCTTTATCAAAACGCCCAATAACTTTTTTCTCCATACCGCAAGATAGTAAAATGCACATGTAATCTTTTTATAGAAATTATAAAATTTGAATTGCTTTAACCCGATGCTAAGGAGGTTAAGCGAATGAACTAATTTGATTTAATATAAATTTAACATTTATAAGACCTGGCAAATTTTAATGCTACGCCTAATAAATTCTACCTTTGGGAAGATGGAAACGCCTGCTTTAGAAGTACAATTAAAAACCCTGCCCAATAGTCCCGGAGTCTACCAGTATTATGATAAGAACGGCAAGATCCTCTATGTAGGCAAAGCTAAAAATCTTAAGAAAAGAGTAACCTCCTATTTTACCAAACGCCACGATAGCCACCGTATTGGCGTAATGGTAAAAAAAATCAAGGAGATAAAGCACATCGTCGTAGAGTCAGAAACCGATGCTTTGCTTCTCGAAAATAATCTTATTAAAAAGCATCAACCGCGTTTTAACGTGATGCTAAAAGATGATAAAACCTATCCGTGGATTTGTATTAAAAATGAACGTTTTCCCAGGGTTTTTCCTACTCGAAAATTAATAAAAGACGGTAGCGAATATTATGGCCCTTTTACCAGTTTTAAAACAGTAAATACGTTACTCGATTTAATTAAAGGACTTTATAAGCTTAGAACCTGTAATTATGATCTTTCTGAAGAAAAAATAAGAAACGGGAAATATAAAGTATGCCTGGAATATCATTTAGGAAATTGTAAAGGGCCTTGCGAAGCAAAACAGCCTGAAGCAGAATACAACAGTAATATTGAAGCAATAAGGCAAATTGTAAAAGGAAATTTTAAAGATTCGCTGCAGCAATTTAGGGAACAAATGAAACTGCATGCTGAAAATATGGAGTTTGAAGATGCGCAACGGATTAAAAATAAAATAGATGTACTGGAGAACTACCAGTCTAAATCTACGGTAGTTAACCCTAAAATTACCAACGTAGATGTGTTTTCAATAGTTTCAGATGAAGGTTATGGTTATGTGAATTTTCTTCAGCTTTCTCACGGCGCAATTATCAGGTCGCATACCATAGAAATGAAGAAAAAGCTGGATGAAACCGATGAAGAATTATTAGAATTAGCAATTACCGAAATTCGGCAACGCTTTAGTTCAAATTCCAAAGAAATTTATGTGCCTTTTAAAGTTGATGCTGGTGAAGATGTAAGAGTTACTATCCCAAAGCTGGGAGATAAAAAGAAGATTGTAGAATTATCGCAACGCAACGCCAAATATTACCGCCAGGAGCGTTTTAAGCAAATGAAAATTGTAGATCCAGACCGGCACGTAAAACGAATAATGGCACAAATGAAAGAGGATCTCCGTCTTAGTGTTGAGCCTCGCCATATAGAATGTTTTGATAATTCAAATATCCAGGGCACAAACCCGGTGGCTGCCTGTGTGGTTTTTAAAAATGGAAAACCAAGTAAGAAGGATTATCGTAAATTTAATATCAAAACCGTTGAAGGGCCAGATGATTTTGCATCTATGGAAGAGGTGGTTTTTAGACGTTACAAACGCTTGCTTAATGAGGGTGAAGATTTGCCTCAACTCATCATTGTAGATGGAGGGAAAGGTCAGCTTTCTTCTGGAGTAAAAGCTTTGGAAGATCTAGGATTGCGGGGAAAAATTGCCATTATAGGCATCGCAAAACGTTTGGAGGAAATTTTTTATCCGGGTGATACCATTCCGCTTTATTTAGATAAGAAGTCTGAATCTTTAAAGATCATTCAGCAATTACGGAATGAGGCGCATAGGTTCGGGATTACTTTTCATCGTAACAAAAGAAGTAAAAGCGCGTTAAATACAGAGCTGGAAGAAATTACCGGAATTGGTGAAAAAACCGTGGTAGAATTATTAAAACAGTTTAGATCTGTAAAACGTATAAAAGAAGCTTCAGAAAAAGAGCTGGCTGAAGTTATAGGGGTTTCTAAAGCGGGAATAATTTACAATCATTATAAGGCAAAGAATACACCAGAATAAGCTCACAAAATTATGGATAAATGAAAAAACTACTGCTTTTACTTCTTCTATTTGCAGCCTTTCCGGGGATTTCCCAGGAGCAGGAAGACTTAAAAGTGGGTTTGGTTTTAAGTGGGGGTGGAGCAAAAGGTCTTGCTCACATTGGCGCGCTAAAAGTTATTGAAGAAGCGGGGATTAGAATAGATTATATTGGCGGGAGTAGTATGGGCGCTATCATTGGCGGTCTATATGCTTCAGGTTATACGGCTCACCAGTTGGATTCCATTTTTCACGAGACTAATTTTAATATTTTAATTCAGGATAATATTCCGCGTAGCGCAAAATCTTTTTACGAAAAAGAAGATTCTGAAAAATACGCCATTAGTATTCCCTTTGATAATTTCAAAATTGGTTTACCCTCAGGCCTTTCCAGGGGGCAAAATATTTATAATTTAATGTCACAGCTTACCTTGCATCTTGGTAATTTGGATGATTTTAATGAATTACCTATTCCGTTTTTTTGTGTGGCTGCCGATGTGGAATCCGGGGAAGAAGTTATTTTAGATGAAGGTTCACTGGCGCAGGCGGTTTCTGCCAGTGGCGCGATTCCCTCTATTTTTAGTCCGGTTATTGTAAACGGTAGATTATTGACAGACGGTGGTGTGGCAAATAATTATCCTGTAGAAGAACTTCGAAAAAGAGGGGCTGAAGTAATTATTGGAGTAGATGTTCAGGATAGTTTGGTGAACCGGGAAGATTTACGCAGTGTTTTTGATATTCTTACTCAAATAAGCAATTTCCGTACAATTAGCGATATGAAGGAGAAAGTGCCTAAAACCGATATTTATATCAAACCCGATATTAGTCCGTTTTCGGTGTTATCTTTTGAAAAAGGCGAAGCAATTATAGATTCGGGAAGGGTAGCTACTTTACAAAGAAAAGTAGAGCTTGAAAAAATTGCGGAAAGACAGGGGGAGAAGCGAGAAAAGGTAGTGATTCCTAAAGTAGATACAATTCAAATAAGCACCCTAACCCTGGAGGGCAATAGTACTTATCCTCGTACCTATATTATGGGGAAATTAAGATTGAATTATTTCACTAAATTCACTCTTAAGGATTTAAGTGAAGGTATTAATAATCTTTCAGCCACTGGAAATTTCAATAGGGTAAATTATAGATTAATTCCAAATAATGACGATGGTCTTTATACCCTTGCCTTAAAAATGGAAGAAAGTAAAAATAAGAGTTCATTAAGGCTTGGGCTTCACTACGACGAACTATACCAAATTGGTGCCCTAATTAATTATACCCGAAAAAGTTTACTTCTTTCTAATGATGTTGCGTCTTTAGATTTGATTGTTGGAGATCAATTTCGGTATAATTTTGATTATTATATAGATAAAGGTTTTTATTGGAGTATTGGGGTGAAATCTAGATTTAATAAGTTTGATCATCCGGTTTCCTTTGATTTTGCCCGGGAGAATGCAGAACTTGAAGATGTTGGGGTTAATCGAATTGATATTGATTATCGCGATCTAACCAATCAGTTTTATGCAGAAACTTTATTTAAGCAGGTATTTTCCTTTGGTCTTGGACTGGAACATAAATTTTTGCGAATAGCTTCAGAAACTTTAAACGATCCAGATCCTGAATTTGGAAACAATTCTCTTTTTGAAAATAGCCATTACTACAGTACGTTTGGCTATCTCAAATACGATTCTTACGATAATAAATACTTCCCTTCACGCGGTGTTTATTTTGATGGTGATTTTCATCTCTATTTGTTTTCTTCAGATTTTAATAATGATTTTGCTGAATTTTCTATTGCGAAAGGAACCTTGGGCTACGCTTTTTCTCCTTTCAATAAATTTTCAACTAGAATTGTGACTGAAGCTGGTTTTAAAATTGGAAACGACGGTGTGAATACCCTTGATTTTTTCCTTGGTGGATATGGAAATAATCTCATCAATAATTTTGTGCCTTTTTACGGATATGATTTTATAAGTCTTTCGGGGGATAGTTATATAAAAGGGCTTCTAGAGTTTGACTATGAAATTTTTAGAAAGAATCATATTATATTAAGTGCTAACATAGCCAATGTTGGCAATAAATTATATTCTTCGGGAAATTGGTTCACGATGCCAGATTTTACCGGTTATGCCCTGGGGTATGGAGTAGATACATTTATGGGCCCTTTGGAAGCAAAATATACTTATTCGCCTGAACTTAAGGCGAGTCAGTGGTTTTTTAGCCTTGGTTTTTGGTTTTAATCAATTATTCATTTATTTCTACCAGCTTTTACTAGTGAGATTTTAGTTTTGCTTCCTGTTTTAGATATGTTTTAAGAATGTTTCCTTAAAAATTCCCGATATTTGGATTAAAGTAAAATAACACCGAAAAAAATAACAAATTCTCAATATTCTTTCAGAAATTGGGGATTGAATTAAAAATATCAGATTATGCCTTTTTATCATAAACTCGGTAAGATTCCCCACAAGCGTCACACGGTTTTTAAAAAGCCAGATGGCAGCCTTTATTACGAACAACTTTTTGGTACTATTGGTTTTGATGGGATGTCTTCTAATCTTTACCACGAAAACCGCCCAACCCAGGTGAAAGAAGTGAAAGGAAGCTATAGCGTAAAGCCCAAAATTGCTGCTGAAAACAATATAAAATCCTATCGTTTTAAAGGGTTTCAGATAAAACCCAATCCCGATTACCTGGAAAGTAGAAAAGTGGTTTTAACTAACAGTGACGTAGATATCACCCTGGCTTCTCCTCAAGGTTCTACAGATGATTATTTCTATAAAAATTCAGATTCAGATGAACTGCTTTTTATTCATAAGGGCAGCGGTAAATTAAGAACACATCTTGGAAATCTCGATTTTAAGTACGGCGATTATTTATTGATCCCAAGAGGAACTATCTATAAAATTGATTTTGATGATGAAAACAATCGCCTGTTTATTGTAGATTCAAGAAGACCAATTTATACACCGAAACGCTATAGAAACTGGTTTGGTCAATTATTAGAGCATTCTCCGTTTTGTGAGCGCGATCTAAGGCAGCCACACGAATTAGAAACCAATGATGAAAAAGGCGATTTTCTTATAAAAATAAAAAAGCAGGGCGAGATATTTGATATGGTTTATGCTACACATCCCTTTGATGTTGTGGGTTACGATGGGTATAATTATCCTTATGCATTTTCTATTCATGATTTTGAACCTATAACCGGTAGAATTCACCAACCGCCACCGGTGCACCAAACTTTTGAGACCGATGCTTTTGTGGTATGCAGTTTTTGCCCGCGTAAATATGATTATCACCCTGAAAGTATCCCGGCGCCATACAGCCATAGTAATATAGATAGCGATGAAGTGTTATATTATGTAGATGGTGATTTTATGAGTAGGAACGATATTGAAGCCGGACATATTTCGCTGCACCCGGCGGGAATTCCTCACGGACCGCATCCGGGAGCTGTAGAACGCAGTATTGGCCAGGTTGAAACCGAGGAATTGGCGGTAATGGTAGATACCTTTAAACCATTAATGCTAACCGAAGATGCCATGGAAATTGCCGATGAAACCTACCATAAATCCTGGTTAGATGAAAACCATTAAGAACTATAATTAAAAATTAGCAATAAAAAATATTAAAATGAGTACTGATAATACATCACTAAAATTAGAGAAGGTAATGCAGGATGCCGAAGATTTTCTTCCTATCCTGGGTACCGATTTTGTTGAACTATACGTAGGAAATGCCAAGCAGGCAGCATATTACTACCAGCACGCCTGGGGTTTTCAGCCGGTAGCTTATTCAGGCCTGGAAACAGGAAGAAAAGACAGTGTTTCGTATGTTTTGCAACAAGGCAAGATTAGAATTGTACTTACATCTCCACTTCAGCCGGAAGGCGATATAAATGCACATATCAATAAACACGGTGATGGTGTGAAAATGGTAGCGCTTTGGGTAGACGATGCCAGGAAGAGCTATGAAGAAACCACCAAAAGAGGTGCTAAATCTTATGTAGAACCATACGAAATGGAAGATGAGCATGGTAAAGCCGTAATTTCTGGAATTCATACTTATGGAGAAACCATTCACCTTTTTGTTGAGCGAAAAGATTACGAAGGGCCATTTCTGCCCGGCTATAAAACCTACGCTACAAAAGTGCAGGCTAAAGATACCGGTCTTAAGTTCATAGACCATATGGTTGGAAATGTAGGTTGGAACGAAATGAACAAATGGGTAGAATTCTATGGCAAAGTAATGGGCTTCGCGCAAATGGTTTCTTTTGATGATAAAGATATTTCTACAGATTATACGGCCTTGATGAGTAAGGTGATGAGTAATGGAAACGGAAGAATTAAATTTCCCATTAATGAACCTGCTGAAGGAAAGAAGAAATCACAGATTGAAGAATATATAGATTTTTATAACGGCGCCGGTGTGCAGCATATCGCCCTCGCTACCGATAATATTATTGAAACAGTAACTCAATTGAGAGATAGAGGGGTGGAATTTTTATATGTTCCGGAAACTTATTATGATACATTATTAGATAGGGTTGGAAAAATAGATGAAGATCTTGCACCTTTAAAAGAGCTTGGTGTTTTGGTAGATCGTGATGATGAGGGGTACTTATTGCAGATTTTTACCAAGCCGGTTTTAGATCGTCCAACGATGTTTTTTGAGATTATTCAGCGAAAAGGAGCTCAATCTTTTGGAAAAGGTAATTTTAAAGCACTTTTTGAAGCGATTGAAAGAGAGCAAGATCTACGAGGAACATTGCAATAAACTTAAAAAAATAAAATTAACTAAAATTTATAGTTAAAAAATTGAATTACTCAAAAATATTGAGTTAAACTTTATTTTGGCTTTGTTATTACTTCTTTAAATGCAGACATTTGCGCTCGCATTTTTGGAGTGGTTACCAGGAATGTAATTTTTTTCATAATTTAAGTTTTAGTTGGTTAATAAGACAAAAACCCCATCATTAATTTGATGGGGTTTTTTGTTTTAATACATTTGGAATAGAAATTGTAAATATTCTAATTCCAATCAATCTGTAAATCAGTATTTAAAACTTTGGTATGAAA contains the following coding sequences:
- a CDS encoding succinylglutamate desuccinylase/aspartoacylase family protein, translated to MAKITSDNVLEILGEKVLPGKSASINFNMARLYTTTSVEVPVIIERSKKPGPVVLLTAGIHGDEINGVEIVRQIISKGINKPQKGTIICIPVVNVFGFLNLRREFPDGRDLNRMFPGTKHGSLAGRFAFQFVKKILPLANFCLDFHTGGASRFNAPQIRVKRGDEQSLKYARIFNAPFTIHSKTITKSYRETCAKKGIPVLLFEGGKSQNSDKDIAKHGVEGAMRILSYLEMLNPRFDYPDAITETVVIENTNWMRAKYSGLLHVKIPCGKHVEKGEYIGTITDPYGKFRHKIKAVNSGYVINVNESPIVYQGDAIFHISAPPKDE
- the rimK gene encoding 30S ribosomal protein S6--L-glutamate ligase, which encodes MKIKILSRNSHLYSTKRLVEAATKRKHEVEVIDPLKCDIVIEKRKPNIYYRGGYIEGVDAVIPRIGASVTFYGTAVVRQFEMMGAFTTTESESLVRSRDKLRSLQVLSRAKIGLPKTVFTNYSRDVSGVIKQVGGTPLVIKLLEGTQGVGVVLAETNNAAESVIEAFNGLQARVIVQEFIEEAKGGDIRAFVVDGHVVGAMKRQGKEGEFRSNLHRGGSAEVVELTDEEEIAAVKATKAMGLGVAGVDMLQSARGPLILEVNSSPGLEGIEKATGKDIAKSIIRYIERNV
- a CDS encoding RimK/LysX family protein, which produces MEKKVIGRFDKADFPALHLNDIAIKIDTGAYTSSIHCENIVEKDGVLECTFLDEEHPLYNGKKFTFTDYDIVFVRSSNGIIQKRYQVISTIKIFNKVYKISLSLSSRQEMRFPVLIGRKFLTKKFIVDTELTDVSYNLKQK
- the uvrC gene encoding excinuclease ABC subunit UvrC, which encodes METPALEVQLKTLPNSPGVYQYYDKNGKILYVGKAKNLKKRVTSYFTKRHDSHRIGVMVKKIKEIKHIVVESETDALLLENNLIKKHQPRFNVMLKDDKTYPWICIKNERFPRVFPTRKLIKDGSEYYGPFTSFKTVNTLLDLIKGLYKLRTCNYDLSEEKIRNGKYKVCLEYHLGNCKGPCEAKQPEAEYNSNIEAIRQIVKGNFKDSLQQFREQMKLHAENMEFEDAQRIKNKIDVLENYQSKSTVVNPKITNVDVFSIVSDEGYGYVNFLQLSHGAIIRSHTIEMKKKLDETDEELLELAITEIRQRFSSNSKEIYVPFKVDAGEDVRVTIPKLGDKKKIVELSQRNAKYYRQERFKQMKIVDPDRHVKRIMAQMKEDLRLSVEPRHIECFDNSNIQGTNPVAACVVFKNGKPSKKDYRKFNIKTVEGPDDFASMEEVVFRRYKRLLNEGEDLPQLIIVDGGKGQLSSGVKALEDLGLRGKIAIIGIAKRLEEIFYPGDTIPLYLDKKSESLKIIQQLRNEAHRFGITFHRNKRSKSALNTELEEITGIGEKTVVELLKQFRSVKRIKEASEKELAEVIGVSKAGIIYNHYKAKNTPE
- a CDS encoding patatin-like phospholipase family protein, with protein sequence MKKLLLLLLLFAAFPGISQEQEDLKVGLVLSGGGAKGLAHIGALKVIEEAGIRIDYIGGSSMGAIIGGLYASGYTAHQLDSIFHETNFNILIQDNIPRSAKSFYEKEDSEKYAISIPFDNFKIGLPSGLSRGQNIYNLMSQLTLHLGNLDDFNELPIPFFCVAADVESGEEVILDEGSLAQAVSASGAIPSIFSPVIVNGRLLTDGGVANNYPVEELRKRGAEVIIGVDVQDSLVNREDLRSVFDILTQISNFRTISDMKEKVPKTDIYIKPDISPFSVLSFEKGEAIIDSGRVATLQRKVELEKIAERQGEKREKVVIPKVDTIQISTLTLEGNSTYPRTYIMGKLRLNYFTKFTLKDLSEGINNLSATGNFNRVNYRLIPNNDDGLYTLALKMEESKNKSSLRLGLHYDELYQIGALINYTRKSLLLSNDVASLDLIVGDQFRYNFDYYIDKGFYWSIGVKSRFNKFDHPVSFDFARENAELEDVGVNRIDIDYRDLTNQFYAETLFKQVFSFGLGLEHKFLRIASETLNDPDPEFGNNSLFENSHYYSTFGYLKYDSYDNKYFPSRGVYFDGDFHLYLFSSDFNNDFAEFSIAKGTLGYAFSPFNKFSTRIVTEAGFKIGNDGVNTLDFFLGGYGNNLINNFVPFYGYDFISLSGDSYIKGLLEFDYEIFRKNHIILSANIANVGNKLYSSGNWFTMPDFTGYALGYGVDTFMGPLEAKYTYSPELKASQWFFSLGFWF
- a CDS encoding homogentisate 1,2-dioxygenase, with protein sequence MPFYHKLGKIPHKRHTVFKKPDGSLYYEQLFGTIGFDGMSSNLYHENRPTQVKEVKGSYSVKPKIAAENNIKSYRFKGFQIKPNPDYLESRKVVLTNSDVDITLASPQGSTDDYFYKNSDSDELLFIHKGSGKLRTHLGNLDFKYGDYLLIPRGTIYKIDFDDENNRLFIVDSRRPIYTPKRYRNWFGQLLEHSPFCERDLRQPHELETNDEKGDFLIKIKKQGEIFDMVYATHPFDVVGYDGYNYPYAFSIHDFEPITGRIHQPPPVHQTFETDAFVVCSFCPRKYDYHPESIPAPYSHSNIDSDEVLYYVDGDFMSRNDIEAGHISLHPAGIPHGPHPGAVERSIGQVETEELAVMVDTFKPLMLTEDAMEIADETYHKSWLDENH
- the hppD gene encoding 4-hydroxyphenylpyruvate dioxygenase, producing MSTDNTSLKLEKVMQDAEDFLPILGTDFVELYVGNAKQAAYYYQHAWGFQPVAYSGLETGRKDSVSYVLQQGKIRIVLTSPLQPEGDINAHINKHGDGVKMVALWVDDARKSYEETTKRGAKSYVEPYEMEDEHGKAVISGIHTYGETIHLFVERKDYEGPFLPGYKTYATKVQAKDTGLKFIDHMVGNVGWNEMNKWVEFYGKVMGFAQMVSFDDKDISTDYTALMSKVMSNGNGRIKFPINEPAEGKKKSQIEEYIDFYNGAGVQHIALATDNIIETVTQLRDRGVEFLYVPETYYDTLLDRVGKIDEDLAPLKELGVLVDRDDEGYLLQIFTKPVLDRPTMFFEIIQRKGAQSFGKGNFKALFEAIEREQDLRGTLQ